tagcgATTTAGGCTTATAATAAGAGTTGATTGTTGTATATTATGATAGCTAATCAAAGTGTCAtacatttgattaaaaattaaatgtctCATGAGATGaccaaaattttttatgttagaaTACATTTCATTACTAGTGATGTTATTGCACAAAGTGCTATTGAATATAGTGAAAAAGATCCTTATAGTGGATAATCCAACACATATGATGATTGTTCCTACAATTAAGTTCAAGCCTTGCCTAGGCCTAATCAGTGTTGGTAGTATTTGAAAGCCCCTTAGAGGTGTGGGAGCAAAGCAACAAGGGAGGCTTTTTTaggtttgtttgatatttggaaTTTAGGTCAAAGtggaaattattataaaatgtttcaaatttttattttgagttaatTGGAAAGTCATTGATAATTTCTTACCATGATATATTCATGTAAAGAAGTTTCCTATTATCATAAAGGAAATCTTCTGTGATAAGATATTGTTTTAGGAATAAACATCTTTGACAATtcactataaaagaaaatagaaaagtcaATCATGATGCTTTATACagttaattttcaatataaaagcTTCCTATGTGATCAAGAAAATATATTGGAAGAGATAGTATCTTTCTGAGAGTAATTGAGATCCTGGGATCTGAGATTTTTAAGGTTGTAATCTCCTTCAATAATAATGAAAGTTCTTCTTTATCTTCACCCAGAAATATAGACTTTAAATGAAAccacataaatcatcaaatcatCATGTATGCTTTgtgtgttttctatttttcttctctctttttttctccctattattattcttcGTCAATTGTTAACGACAAAACAAACTTTTGGTTAATAAAGCACTTAAACCCTTGCTAAACCTTGGTAAAATTGACTTAGGAGAAGGTTTGGGCTGTTTTCAGCTGCTAGAGAAGAGGGAAATGCCCTGGTCCCAACCGCATTAATCATCTGATCAATGACTGGGGTCATGACTCACACCAAGTACATAACCACCATTCTCGCCTACTTTAAATAGAACTGGTAGGTATATATTAACAAATAATAATGGGTAATCCAATGTACATACTTTTCATATGCAGTCGCTCTCATTCATCTCCTGGCCAGTTGGATGAGGCTGCCATGTCAGCAATCCTCTGCAatttctttctgtttttctttttttttttccatccgCGGTGTCACCAAACCTGAGAAAGCAAATTCAAAGAAGGAcacataaaccaaaaaaaaaaaaaagaacacgTGTTGGTTCAAAGTCATTTGCCTGTTAATTTCGGGCCGCGTATCCGCCCGGCAGCTTTCGAGGAACCGCCACAGACAGACgtacaaatattatatatggGAAGCACGGGTGAATCCTAGTCCAGAACAAGAGGATCGAAGACCAACTCCCTTTTCATCATCTTTGATAGAAAATAAGGAATGGATGAGGATCAAGGCCCAGATGATCATTTTGATCGCCTCTCAGATGAGCTTGTCACCCTCATCTTCAACAAGGTCCTGGACGCCAAGTCCCTCTGCAGGTGCTCTGCGGTCTCCAAGCGATTCGCTTCCCTTATTCCCCAAACCGACAATGTTTCACTCATAGTTCCTTCCTCAAACAGCTCCAAACCCAACCGTGGTACTTTTTTCATCGTCTTTCTAAAGTATCTGGTCGGCAAATTCATCACCAAACCGCTTCAGTTCCTGTACCAAACAGTCGTCCCAAAACTGTCGGTGAAGTCAGAGGAAGATGAAACATACCAGTTTACCACGGAAGTTCTAAGGAATTTCGTTAACATTAAGAGGCTGAGTATTCAACTTCCTTGCCATGGCGACGAGCTGGGGTCCAAGGGTACTGATTATTTCCTTAGGTGGAAAGCTGAGTTTGGGAGAGAACTCGAGAGCTGTGTGGTACTAGGGGCAACATCTTTCCATAGAAGCAGCTCAACTCCAAGTTCTCACAAAAAGCACAAGCAACTTCGTGAGCCCATGTCGGCAACCGACGAGCTGAAGACGAGAGTTGTGTGGATGATATCATGTTTGATTGCAGCATCCACAAGGCACTGGTTGTTGAAACAGATCATTGCAGACAGCCCCATGAATCCCCAGAGTGTAATGATTTCAGATTCGAGTAAACAAGGAAGGCTGATCATGGGAGAAGAACAGTTCAAGAAGCTGAGAAGAAGCATGAACCCCACAGCGCCAGTGGAGAGAACGATGGTTCCAGCAGTGCGTGTGAAACTGTGGCATGTGCCCGTCCTAGAGTTGCCAGCTTCTGGGCGTGTGATGAATGGGGCAACGCTTATTGTCATCAGACCAGCGGAGAGGACGACGAAAATGGAGAGTGAGGATGAAGGTTTGGGAGATTGTTTTGAGggggaagaggaagaagaggatTTGAGGGAAGCTGTGAGAGAGATGCTGAAGGAGAAGAAGCCTTACAAGATTGAGATGGATTCATTATAAGTCTTTGCATTACAAAATTTACTTGTAATTAAGATAATGAAGATAgtaatccattttttaattcattttattgtttgattatttttttaataaaaataaattggtaatatttattattttattatccaacttatctaattttctcttcatttttgttATGTTCGAAAAGCTTGCATGTGTCCTTTGGATGATActgattttctttaaataaatgtttttccACAAATTTCCATGAATCAATCCATATGTATCCAGGAGGATtcgagagaaaagaaaaggatagGGTGGAGGAGAAAGATAtacaacaaaattgaaaatggcTGATAAACAACAAGCGGTCAATCAAAATTACATTGCAAATATCTAGAGCTGACTAACCAGTTGAAGAATTCTATACACAGACTATGTGACCATAACCCAATTTTTAAGGCCAAACCAGCTCCACAGAGACCCTCATCTCCTCCTTGGGTTCTTGATCAACCATGGTGGAGTACTCTGCTGTCACCCTTTTGGCatttgaggaagaagaagaacatgaaGAAGGCAGTGATGTTGCAGCATATGGGTCAGTGGTTTGGGGTTTGAGAAGTTCAGACAAGAGAAGAACAAGAGAAGCCATGAAACTTGATAATGGGGGGGATGGTTTGAGGGTTTTGTGAGTAACCATGTTTGATATATAGAGGGAGAGAAGGGATTGGAAGAAGTTAAAGAGCCAGCTGTTTTGGGTGTgggtttttaattttctcactGTTTTCATGCCAAAACCATGGACTTGAGTGTCGGCTGGCTGGTGGTTTCAACTTTCCATGTCAAGCCTTTCAGCCTCCCAATGCCCCTTGTATTTCTCAATGTCCTTTCAAGAAAACATCTGCGCCCCTTTTCCTTAAATCATGTGTCCAATTTTCAGCTGGCTGATGTCACTGAATGTGGccccacttttttattttatttttattttttaaatttagatgaCTCTGCCAGAAGGTACTCTAATAACCTAGTGAATGCGCCCACGCATttgaatagaattaaaaataataatttatcaatatttttaatattatattatataataaattattattttcaaagtaGCATTTACGGAGTGTTACTATAGgaatcatttaaattaattctctAGGGCTATGTTTGCTTGGGGAAAAGTACccaggaaagaaaaatattttctcatacttaatttcatcatgaaaaatatttaaaaaaaaaaattctaggtGTTCtgaaaaacattttgttttgAGAATTTGATCTGAAAACAGATgacttttttttagaacaaattctaGGTGTTCCATTTCATTCTCTGGAGAAACATCAAGCTTTTCTGTAGACTTTCTTTCCTTTGGAATTCTATGAAACATCTCACTGAAATCCATGCCATACATATTTCATGACAAAAGAAGTTCCACCCAACAATCAAGCTTACTATTTAATAGCAAAGGGAGCTTCAACCCTAGGCATACTTTAATATTTATGTGCAAAACACATACCATGAACAGATAGAAATGCTAGTAACTTCATATAGTTTCAGGCTTCTTTTAAAACCAAAAGTAAGGACTATCAGTTACAGTATGTTCTGTACATAAGCATAGAGAAAACAGTGCAGCAAAGATGCATTCTGGTAATATTTGTTTCAAGCTCTATGAATACTTTGATTGTTCTCCAAAGGGAAGTTCTAAAATGAGCACAAGATAAGCAATTGAATTCAAGGATCCAATATGTATAACATGGATGAGAGGTGTTGGGTCAGTTCTTACGAGCAAATGCTGCTGCAATCCCGCCCACCACGACTCCTACAACTGTTGCAGCAATACCTATACCGATTACACCATCTGCATtttttaggggaaaaaaaatacaatgtcAGTGGTTCCAGAAACTCAGGTCAAAGGACAAATGAAGGGCAAGGATGATACATATCAATTGCTACCTTTCTTAATTCGGTCTTCAATTGTTTTCTTAAGGGTTTGGGCCTGCCTCCAATCAGGTGCAATCTGCAAAAAACACACTCATGTAATATAATGCAATATTGCAAACACAATTATGAGAAGAGTCGACTGCGCTGCCCAAGCCACGTTGTTATGTATGTACTCAATAAGAACATATGCATTATGGAGATCCGATAGTTTGAAAGGATGAAATTAGAGCACAGGCATGATTAGAAAACTCAAAGACAATGTAGAAGAAACATCATTAAGCAATTGTTAATGGAATGAACAAACAGGTTGAAAGCTGTAACATTTGAAGATCAGACCTCCAAACAGCGTTCCACAAGCTGCCTACTCCTTGAATAGTCCCCACTTCTGTAATACCCAACAGCAAGAAGGTACATCTTTTCTCTCTTCTGCAGGGGACTGTTAGTGTCAGCCAATGAAGCTGCCATTGACAAGTTTTTGAGTCATCAGACACTCAAAACATCATTCAGAGAAATTCAACCCCACAGAAAAGAAGCCAAGTGGAACAAGAATTGggtggggagagagagagagagagagattttgaATTTGCATATATTTGTTCACACCTTCAAGCATTGCTATACCACGTTGCACATCTTCTGGCCGTCTTGAGTGAACAAGAGCCCATGATAAACGCATGATGCAGTCGCTCTTCAATTCATCAGAAGAACCTTTTCCAGCCTCGGCAACTTCTCTCTCGCAACCCTATGAATGCATAAGAAGTCAAAAACACGATAAGAAACAGAATGAACAAATCATCAAATGAGCATGATGTAGCATGATTCATTAAAATGCAGCAGTGCTTTTATCAACAGTCACAGAGCTCAGCCACCACCAAAGCACTTAACCCACAAATTGCAGGGGAACACAAACCTCCTCCCAACTGACTGAACAAAATTTCCTTCCCTCCTGAGGAATTCTCTAAAGAAAATTCCTCTACAACTTTTTCAATGTCTTTGCCACTAAGAAagtaaaatggaaataaaatacaTGGTAAGCTAGAAAGCATGCTTTTGATGAGGTTCATGTCAGCCCTTTTAACAAACATTGTTTTTCCCATCATGCAAGTTCTCTCAAAATCTTTCAATTGCAACCCAAAACTCATCTAGCTTTCAAGGGTAAACCCAACAGAACCACTTCAGAAGAAGATGGAAGCCACTCTATGCTACAACCCCAAAAGTGCCGATATCCAGCCTCCATTCTCTCAGCGTTCACTATCAACTGAGTCTTCTCCAAGTGCATTTTCAAGCTTGAGATCACCTTGAAACACAATGAAACATTAAAACATATAGCTGTTACACTTCCACTTCTACTGAAGCTATAGTATCATCTGTGTGTAACAAGCAATCAGCCTCACCTCGTTCTCCCTACCCTCTACAACTAAAAACTAGAATCATACCCCATCTGTGGCTTGCCCTGGCGTCCTACTCTAAGCCTCAAATCACCAAAATGAACAATAAAGCAGACAACAGATCGCACTGAGAAAGCCCTCCCACTGTTGAAAATCTAGTCAAACTCCTTTTCACCAAAATTGGGAAATACGATTCTATATCTAGCTCCTCAACCTCTCCGTAAAATCCATACTCTCCAGCAGATACATCATGTACCTCGTCTATCTCCCAGCTTGTAGGTCAGTCTCAAGCCCAAGCATTCATTACCACCCAAACTGCCTTCAAAAACCATCTGCCATGTACCAAGGCCCTATGAGTTACTGAAACTACCTTCCCAACAGAACCACCACCAACCGAGCTTGAATCTTTGCCAAAAGTTGATaaacaaacccaaaacccacaaactaaaaccctaaaaatgtaata
The sequence above is drawn from the Vitis riparia cultivar Riparia Gloire de Montpellier isolate 1030 chromosome 6, EGFV_Vit.rip_1.0, whole genome shotgun sequence genome and encodes:
- the LOC117916323 gene encoding F-box protein At5g46170-like; the protein is MDEDQGPDDHFDRLSDELVTLIFNKVLDAKSLCRCSAVSKRFASLIPQTDNVSLIVPSSNSSKPNRGTFFIVFLKYLVGKFITKPLQFLYQTVVPKLSVKSEEDETYQFTTEVLRNFVNIKRLSIQLPCHGDELGSKGTDYFLRWKAEFGRELESCVVLGATSFHRSSSTPSSHKKHKQLREPMSATDELKTRVVWMISCLIAASTRHWLLKQIIADSPMNPQSVMISDSSKQGRLIMGEEQFKKLRRSMNPTAPVERTMVPAVRVKLWHVPVLELPASGRVMNGATLIVIRPAERTTKMESEDEGLGDCFEGEEEEEDLREAVREMLKEKKPYKIEMDSL
- the LOC117916484 gene encoding mitochondrial fission 1 protein A-like, which produces MILEPKMEAKIGKLLDSVGNFFTGADQIPWCDGDIVAGCEREVAEAGKGSSDELKSDCIMRLSWALVHSRRPEDVQRGIAMLEASLADTNSPLQKREKMYLLAVGYYRSGDYSRSRQLVERCLEIAPDWRQAQTLKKTIEDRIKKDGVIGIGIAATVVGVVVGGIAAAFARKN